The stretch of DNA CGGCGGCGTCAAAAATCTATTCCGATCTTCGGGTCGAACTGGTGTCGCTGCAGCGCCGGCCCGGCGAAGCCATCTCGGAAGCGCAAATCGCGCTCTCCTACGGGGTGAGCCGCACCCCCGTTCGCGAGGCCATTCTCAAATTATCGGATGAGGGCCTGCTGGAGATCTATCCCCAGTCCGGCATCTTCGTGTCGCGCATTCCGGTTGCGGCGCTGCCGGAAGCCATCATCATCCGCAAAGCGCTGGAGGAAACCACCGCGCGGCTCGCCGCGGAACGCGCGACATCGAGCCAGATACTGGCGCTGCAGTCGATCCTGGAACGCCAGCGTGAGGCCAGCGCCGCCGGAGACAGCGACACATTCCACCAAGCCGATGAAATGTTTCATGCTACAGTTGCCGATGTCGCCGGCTATCCCGGAATCTGGAAATATATCCAGCAAGTGAAGGTTCACGTCGATCGCTATCGCCGGTTAACGCTGCCCCAGCGCGGGCGGATTCCAAAGGTGATCGTCGAACATGAGGCTATCCTGACTGCGATCGAGGCGCATAACCCCGAGGGCGCAAGGCAGGCCATGGAAATCCACCTCGAGAGCCTTCTCGAGAACATCGCGGCTACCCAACACATCAATCCGGAGTATTTCGACGAACGACCTTAGAATTCGGAAAATCCACAAACGATAAACAACATCAGGAGGAATACTATGAAACGCCGCGACTTCATCAAGTTGAGCGCAGGACTTGGAGCCACAATGGCGACCGCGACGCCACTGTCATCCGCATTCGCGCAGACCAAAATGGTGCTGAAGGCTTCCGACGTTCACCCGCTCGGCTATCCGACGGTCGAAGCCGTGGTCCGGATGGGCAAGAAACTGGACGCCGCCACCAACGGCCGGCTGACCATCCAGATGTTCCCCTCGATGCAGCTCGGCGGCGAAAAGGAAATGATCGAGCAGGCCCAGCTCGGCGCGCTGCAGATCGCCCGTATTTCGGTCGGCGCCGTCGGCCCCGTGGTGGACGACGTCAACGTCTTCAACATGCCGTTCGTTTTCCGCAACTCCAAGCACATGGAGAAGGTGATCGACGGCGAGATCGGCGACGAATTGCTGGCGAAGATTTCCGCGACCGAAAAAACCGGCCTGATCGCGCTGTGCTGGATGAACGCCGGCTCGCGCAACGTCTACAACAACAAGCGGCCGATCCGGACCATTGCCGACCTCAAAGGCCTCAAGGTCCGCATGATGGGCAATCCGCTCTTCGTCGACACGATGAACGCGCTGGGCGGCAACGGCGTAGCCCTCGGCTTCGATCAGGTCTTCAGCTCGATGCAGACCGGCGTGGTCGACGGCGCGGAGAACAATCCGCCATCGTTCATCGCGCAGAACCATTATCAGGTGGCCAAGTATTTTACGATGACCGAGCACCTGATCATTCCGGAGCTTTTGGTGTTCTCGCGCATCTCCTGGCAAAAGCTGTCGCCCGAAGATCAGGCGCTGATCAAGAAACTTTCAAAGGAAGCGCAGCAAGAGCAGCGCGTGCTCTGGTATGAAGCGGAGAATGCCGCTATCGAAAAAATGAAGGCGGCCGGCACCGAGATCATCACCGACATCGACAAGAAGCCGTTCCAGGATGCCGTCAAGCCGGTCTGGGACAAATACGGCGCGAAATACGCGGCGATGGTCAAGCGCATCGAGGCGGTGAACTAGCGCCGGCTCGCGAATGGCGGTGGCCGGACGACGTCCGTTCCGGTCACCGCCGAGCTACCGAAGCGATTTGAAGCGACGTTATTCTCCGAGGTTGAAATGTCGAATTCTGCGGCCGGAGTTTTCCGGCGTGTGAACGATGCGGTTTACTGGACCGGCGCCGTGGTCGCCTGCGTGGCGCTCGTGCTGGTCTCAGCGGTCATTCCGTGGGCCGTCTATACCCGATACATCCTGAACAGCGCTGCATCATGGCCTGAGCCGATGGCCGTGCTGCTGACTGTCGGCATCACCTTCATCGGCTCGGCCAACTGCTATCGCCAGCGCATCCACATGAACATGACGGTTGGCACCGACTTGCTGCCGCCGCTGCTGCGACGCGCCTCGCTGTTCCTCAGCGAAGTCTTGATGGGCGTGATTGCGATCTTCATGGTAGTTTGGGGACTGCGGCTCGTTCACACCACCTGGGAAAATTCGGTCGACGAATTTCCGTGGCTGTCGGTCGGCATCACCTATTTTCCGATCGTGGTCAGCGGCGCCATGATGCTCCTTTTCGTCGTCGAACGCCTGACCATCGGGCCACCGCCGCGTGACGGCGCCGACGCCCACGTACCGATCGAGTAATTCCCATGGATATCGCAGTTCTGCTTCTCAGCATGTGCTTCTTCTTCGCGATCGGCATGCCGATCGCCTACGCGCTGGCGCTGTCCTCGCTGGTCGGCGCGCTCTGGATCGACCTGCCGGTTGGCGCGGTCATGCAGCAATTCGCAAGCGGCGTCGGCAAGGTCTCGATGCTGACCATCCCGTTCTTCGTGCTGGCGGGGGCCATCATGGCCGAGGGCGGCATGGCCAAGCGGCTGGTTGATTTTGCAGCCGTGGTCGTTGGGTTCACACGCATGCGGGGCGGCCTCTCGCAGGTCAACATTCTCGCGACCACGATCATGAGCGGCATCTCCGGATCGTCGGTTGCCGATAC from Bradyrhizobium sp. AZCC 1693 encodes:
- the dctP gene encoding TRAP transporter substrate-binding protein DctP → MKRRDFIKLSAGLGATMATATPLSSAFAQTKMVLKASDVHPLGYPTVEAVVRMGKKLDAATNGRLTIQMFPSMQLGGEKEMIEQAQLGALQIARISVGAVGPVVDDVNVFNMPFVFRNSKHMEKVIDGEIGDELLAKISATEKTGLIALCWMNAGSRNVYNNKRPIRTIADLKGLKVRMMGNPLFVDTMNALGGNGVALGFDQVFSSMQTGVVDGAENNPPSFIAQNHYQVAKYFTMTEHLIIPELLVFSRISWQKLSPEDQALIKKLSKEAQQEQRVLWYEAENAAIEKMKAAGTEIITDIDKKPFQDAVKPVWDKYGAKYAAMVKRIEAVN
- a CDS encoding TRAP transporter small permease, with translation MSNSAAGVFRRVNDAVYWTGAVVACVALVLVSAVIPWAVYTRYILNSAASWPEPMAVLLTVGITFIGSANCYRQRIHMNMTVGTDLLPPLLRRASLFLSEVLMGVIAIFMVVWGLRLVHTTWENSVDEFPWLSVGITYFPIVVSGAMMLLFVVERLTIGPPPRDGADAHVPIE
- a CDS encoding GntR family transcriptional regulator, with amino-acid sequence MAAGTRRSGRPRAATAASKIYSDLRVELVSLQRRPGEAISEAQIALSYGVSRTPVREAILKLSDEGLLEIYPQSGIFVSRIPVAALPEAIIIRKALEETTARLAAERATSSQILALQSILERQREASAAGDSDTFHQADEMFHATVADVAGYPGIWKYIQQVKVHVDRYRRLTLPQRGRIPKVIVEHEAILTAIEAHNPEGARQAMEIHLESLLENIAATQHINPEYFDERP